In Choloepus didactylus isolate mChoDid1 chromosome 25 unlocalized genomic scaffold, mChoDid1.pri SUPER_25_unloc2, whole genome shotgun sequence, one genomic interval encodes:
- the LOC119525579 gene encoding olfactory receptor 7D2-like: METGNQTRVLEFILLGLSDDTEFQPLIFGLFLSMYLVTILGNLLIIMAISSDTHLHTPMYFFLSNLSLVDICFSTTIVPQMLNNIQTGNKVIPYMDCLTQVYFSMCFPILDTLLLTVMAFDRFVAICHPLHYMVIMNPHLCGLLVFITWFIGVMISLLHISLMIELIFCKALVIPYFFCELTQILKLACSDTFLNSTLIYFMTAVLGVFPLTGILFSYSQIVLSIRKMSSSSGKQKAFSTCGSHLSVVSLFYGTGVGVYFTSAVTHSPKKVSIASVMYSVVTPMLNPFIYSLRNKDMKGALGRILSRAAS, translated from the coding sequence ATGGAAACAGGAAACCAAACAAGAGTTTTAGAGTTTATCCTCCTTGGGCTCTCTGATGATACAGAATTTCAGCCACTCATATTTGGACTGTTTCTATCTATGTACCTGGTCACCATTCTGGGAAATCTGCTCATCATCATGGCCATCAGCTCTGACACCCACCTCCATACCcccatgtatttctttctctccaaccTGTCCTTGGTTGACATCTGTTTCAGTACCACTATAGTCCCCCAGATGCTAAATAACATCCAGACAGGGAACAAAGTCATCCCTTACATGGACTGCCTCACTCAGGTATATTTCTCTATGTGTTTTCCTATCCTGGATACTCTACTTCTCACTGTGATGGCCTTTGACCGGTTTGTGGCCATCTGTCACCCCTTACACTACATGGTCATCATGAACCCCCACCTCTGTGGCCTCTTGGTTTTTATTACCTGGTTTATTGGTGTCATGATATCCCTCCTCCATATTTCTCTGATGATAGAGCTGATCTTCTGTAAAGCTCTTGTAATTCCATATTTCTTCTGTGAACTGACACAGATTCTCAAGTTGGCCTGCTCTGATACCTTCCTGAATAGCACACTGATATATTTTATGACAGCTGTGCTGGGTGTTTTTCCCCTCACTGGTATCCTTTTCTCTTACTCACAGATTGTTTTGTCCATAAGGAAGATGTCCTCATCTAGTGGAAAGCAAAAGGCATTTTCTACCTGTGGGTCTCATCTCTCagttgtttctttattttatggGACAGGTGTTGGAGTCTATTTCACTTCTGCAGTGACTCATTCCCCCAAGAAAGTCTCAATAGCCTCAGTAATGTACTCCGTGGTTactcccatgctgaaccccttcatatacagcctgaggaacaaggaTATGAAGGGGGCTTTGGGAAGAATCCTTAGCAGAGCAGCCTCTTAA